One stretch of Anaerobranca californiensis DSM 14826 DNA includes these proteins:
- the mreB gene encoding rod shape-determining protein MreB, giving the protein MFRLGKDIGVDLGTATILVTVKGKGVVLHEPSVVAVDSDTQKVLKVGEEARQMLGRTPLNITAVKPLRDGVIADFDLTEVMLKYFITKAAGNSIFAKPRVMVCVPAGITTVEKRAVEEAVYRTGAKAVFLIEEPRAAALGAGLEIFEPYGNMVIDIGGGTTDVAVLSLGSIVEKDSIRVGGNRFDESLIRYIRDKHNLMIGERTAEEIKIKIGTANLQSRNETMEIRGRDIVSGLPKTIEFTSKEAYEAMEEPIHAILRSTHKVLEKTPPELAADIMDKGIIMTGGGAMLHGLDIFLSERLGTPVVLAEDPITCVVRGTGLALEMLDIMQDTLVGSKKSG; this is encoded by the coding sequence TTGTTTAGATTAGGAAAAGATATTGGCGTAGATTTAGGAACAGCGACGATTTTAGTGACTGTTAAAGGAAAAGGGGTAGTACTACATGAACCTTCTGTAGTGGCAGTGGACAGTGATACACAAAAAGTTCTAAAAGTAGGGGAAGAAGCAAGACAAATGCTAGGAAGAACACCTCTAAACATTACCGCTGTTAAACCACTAAGGGATGGTGTTATTGCAGACTTTGACTTGACGGAAGTCATGTTAAAATATTTTATTACTAAAGCAGCTGGCAACTCTATATTTGCCAAACCTAGAGTAATGGTATGTGTACCAGCAGGTATTACTACAGTAGAGAAAAGGGCAGTGGAAGAAGCTGTTTATCGAACAGGGGCAAAGGCAGTATTTCTAATTGAAGAACCTAGGGCAGCGGCTTTAGGGGCAGGTTTAGAAATCTTTGAACCCTATGGTAATATGGTAATAGATATCGGTGGTGGTACCACTGATGTAGCTGTTTTATCTTTAGGAAGCATTGTGGAAAAAGACAGTATTCGGGTAGGAGGAAATCGTTTTGATGAATCCTTAATTAGATACATAAGGGATAAGCACAATTTAATGATAGGTGAAAGGACCGCCGAGGAAATAAAAATTAAAATAGGAACAGCAAATCTTCAAAGCCGCAACGAGACAATGGAAATTAGGGGAAGGGATATAGTAAGTGGTTTACCTAAAACCATAGAGTTTACTTCTAAAGAGGCTTATGAAGCAATGGAAGAACCTATCCATGCAATTTTACGGAGTACCCATAAAGTTTTAGAAAAAACACCGCCAGAATTGGCAGCAGATATTATGGATAAGGGAATTATCATGACTGGTGGTGGAGCTATGCTCCATGGATTAGATATTTTCCTTTCTGAAAGGTTAGGTACTCCAGTAGTGTTAGCAGAAGACCCAATCACTTGTGTGGTAAGGGGAACAGGTTTAGCATTGGAAATGCTAGATATAATGCAAGATACTCTAGTGGGTAGTAAAAAAAGTGGTTAA
- a CDS encoding flagellar hook-basal body protein produces MIRGLHIAKTGMLTQQRRQENIANNIVNANTPGFKKATAAIAKDRDLFLHRLNDEVLKTSFGNIDRKPKVGPLGTGVFVDETLVNFSTGSLIETNNPLDLSIQGGGFFTLEGNGQTFLTRNGVFTTDSQGYVVNSDGFYLLGQNGRISLNGGEITIKENGDIFVDGNYIDTLQITTVQNPHSLSKLGMNLFTVTERTILGGPQGLIRQGFIEGSNVDLAEEMVELISTLRAYEANQKIIQTHDELLGKAVNEIASVR; encoded by the coding sequence GTGATTCGGGGATTACATATCGCTAAAACCGGTATGCTAACACAACAGCGGAGACAGGAAAATATTGCTAACAATATAGTAAATGCAAATACACCGGGATTTAAGAAAGCTACTGCTGCTATAGCAAAGGATAGAGATCTTTTTTTACATAGATTAAATGATGAGGTATTAAAAACTTCATTTGGAAATATAGATAGAAAACCTAAAGTTGGCCCTTTAGGAACAGGGGTTTTTGTTGACGAAACTTTAGTTAATTTTAGTACGGGAAGTTTAATAGAGACAAATAATCCCTTAGATTTATCTATACAGGGTGGTGGTTTTTTCACCCTTGAAGGAAATGGACAAACATTTTTGACAAGGAACGGGGTATTTACCACAGATAGTCAAGGTTATGTAGTAAATTCCGATGGTTTTTATCTCTTAGGTCAAAATGGTAGAATTAGTTTAAATGGTGGAGAAATAACTATCAAGGAAAATGGAGATATTTTTGTAGATGGTAATTACATTGACACTCTACAGATAACTACTGTTCAAAATCCCCATTCTTTAAGTAAACTTGGGATGAATCTCTTTACTGTAACGGAACGGACTATCTTAGGAGGACCTCAAGGGTTAATCCGTCAAGGTTTTATTGAAGGGTCTAATGTGGATTTGGCAGAAGAAATGGTTGAGTTAATTTCCACCCTTAGGGCCTATGAAGCAAATCAGAAAATCATACAAACCCATGACGAACTGTTGGGTAAAGCAGTTAATGAAATAGCCTCTGTTCGTTAA
- a CDS encoding flagellar hook-basal body protein produces MIRSLYTASSGILSGQRQVDNVAHNLANINTMGFKANRLDFKDLFYVNLQQNKNLDLENRRSNPGIQIGQGVMPSSITKKLTQGPIITTSNPLDLAIEGQGFFGVEVDGQLLLTRHGNFHLDENGLLVNSDGYPVIGQFNGSLINYREISIDQDGVITGINLQGEREELGVIFLFNVPNPYGLSAEGDNLFSVTENSGDANLIQSKIRQGALEGSNVDLAEQIAFLMMSQRALEASAKLVQATDEMMSQANNLRR; encoded by the coding sequence ATGATAAGATCACTTTATACAGCTAGTTCAGGAATACTATCTGGCCAGCGGCAAGTGGATAATGTAGCCCATAATTTAGCTAATATTAATACTATGGGTTTTAAAGCTAATCGCTTGGATTTTAAAGATTTGTTTTATGTAAATTTACAACAAAACAAGAATTTAGATTTAGAAAACAGAAGGAGCAACCCGGGAATTCAAATAGGTCAGGGAGTAATGCCCAGTTCTATTACCAAAAAATTAACCCAAGGTCCTATCATTACAACTTCTAATCCCTTAGATTTAGCTATCGAAGGACAGGGTTTTTTTGGAGTAGAGGTGGATGGACAACTTTTACTCACTAGACATGGGAACTTTCATTTAGATGAAAATGGCCTATTAGTTAACAGTGATGGTTATCCCGTTATTGGGCAGTTTAATGGTAGTTTAATAAACTATAGGGAGATAAGTATTGACCAAGATGGAGTAATTACAGGTATAAATTTACAAGGTGAAAGGGAAGAACTAGGTGTAATATTCCTGTTTAATGTCCCTAACCCTTATGGCCTTTCAGCAGAAGGTGATAATCTCTTTTCTGTAACGGAAAATTCTGGAGATGCTAACTTGATTCAAAGTAAAATCCGTCAGGGAGCTTTGGAAGGGTCTAATGTAGATTTAGCTGAACAAATAGCCTTTTTGATGATGAGTCAAAGGGCTTTAGAAGCAAGTGCTAAATTGGTTCAAGCAACAGATGAAATGATGTCCCAAGCTAATAATTTGAGAAGGTAA